A region from the Bacteroidota bacterium genome encodes:
- a CDS encoding M28 family peptidase yields the protein MKKNIYVLILLAILVTNAFSQTTLLDSLINKVSVDSLRLYIRQLSGDTSCVIGGSPYTIVSRHKLQPGNNKAAQYIYEKFQRFGLTAQYDSFSTTGKNVIGTKVGTHFPNKYYVVCGHFDDMPIETIAPGADDNASGTAGVIELARILSQYNPQYTIKFIGFDEEEQGLVGSIYYATQARNRNDTILGVINLDMIGYDGNNDGKINVHSKNVANTVEIANDFVNNIATYNIGLVPVIVASQPYSDHESFLAKNYGAILVIEDNNDFHPYYHTTSDRFQYINVPYFHKMVKATMATLAKYALNLKIALEHTPIASGNIIDSRTARVNIISGLTIGTGSIQPRLYYRVDYGSGFSAFNYITDIDGPTGFQYEFIIPGQPLGTTVEYYVAAQDQGGQILQTIPAGGSGLNPPGSISPPQFYRYIVANITTAFSESFKTITRWNSVSLWGLTTSSFVSPTSSATDSPSGNYPSNTTNILLLRDSVSLKKAYGATLEYSARWDLENGYDYVQVMISTNLGTSWIPLEGSYTKLGSGSFQPTGQPLYNGSQSAWVTEQISLDPYIENDIKIRFYFRSDASVVADGFYVDDIKITVYNKGVQPVVTSFNTNEGWNLLSLPISLIDQRPSVLFPTATSQTYEFNGSYIIADSIKNGYGYWIKMDSSRSHTFVGSKIDSITFTMRKGWNLIGGLNQNINVSAITTIPAGLLSSQFFAYNGGYSESSILEKGKGYWIKLSANGSIKLESPLATGSNYTNRKSNNRNAIKIIDSKGNSTKLYLTNSFEVDQFIEFPPQAPPGVFDVRFVNDKYVGLLSNVNIININYVDYPLQLIFEGDENINLHLTSDDSKAKLDQYLSVHSPVYINQPLAQVKVRNSGLPAEFVLHQNYPNPFNPKTIIRYQIPEAGKVTLRVYDLLGREVVQLIDEFQVAGYKSVEFDASNFPSGVYFYKLSAGSFTSVKKAILVR from the coding sequence ATGAAAAAAAATATTTACGTTTTAATTCTATTAGCGATTCTTGTTACCAATGCTTTTTCGCAAACTACTCTGCTGGATTCTTTAATAAATAAAGTTTCTGTAGATAGCTTAAGATTATACATCAGGCAGCTATCCGGCGATACAAGTTGTGTTATAGGCGGTTCTCCTTATACAATAGTATCACGCCATAAATTGCAGCCTGGTAACAACAAAGCTGCACAATACATTTACGAAAAATTTCAGAGGTTCGGTTTAACAGCTCAGTATGATTCATTCAGCACGACAGGAAAAAATGTAATAGGAACAAAAGTAGGTACCCATTTCCCGAATAAATATTACGTCGTATGTGGACATTTCGATGATATGCCAATTGAAACAATTGCGCCAGGCGCCGACGACAATGCAAGCGGAACTGCCGGCGTGATTGAATTAGCCCGAATATTATCGCAATACAATCCTCAGTACACAATCAAGTTTATTGGCTTTGACGAAGAGGAACAAGGTTTAGTAGGAAGTATCTACTATGCAACACAAGCCCGCAACCGAAACGATACTATTTTGGGTGTAATTAATTTAGATATGATTGGTTACGATGGTAACAACGACGGAAAAATTAATGTGCACTCAAAAAACGTTGCAAATACTGTCGAAATTGCTAACGATTTTGTAAATAATATCGCAACTTATAATATCGGATTGGTTCCAGTTATTGTGGCTTCGCAACCGTACAGCGACCACGAATCGTTCCTTGCTAAAAACTACGGGGCTATTTTAGTAATCGAAGATAACAACGATTTCCATCCATATTATCATACCACAAGCGACAGGTTCCAGTATATCAACGTTCCCTATTTCCATAAAATGGTTAAGGCAACAATGGCTACTTTAGCAAAATATGCTTTGAATCTAAAAATTGCACTCGAGCACACTCCAATTGCATCAGGCAACATAATTGACTCTCGAACTGCACGTGTAAACATAATTAGCGGATTAACTATTGGTACCGGTAGCATTCAACCAAGGTTGTACTATCGTGTCGATTACGGTTCCGGCTTCAGTGCATTTAATTATATAACAGATATTGATGGTCCTACAGGATTTCAATATGAATTTATTATTCCCGGTCAACCTCTCGGAACGACTGTCGAATATTATGTAGCTGCTCAGGACCAGGGTGGGCAAATTTTACAAACAATTCCCGCCGGAGGTAGCGGTTTAAACCCACCCGGCTCAATCTCCCCACCGCAGTTCTATCGATATATTGTTGCAAATATAACAACCGCATTTTCTGAAAGTTTCAAAACTATTACCAGATGGAATTCAGTTTCACTCTGGGGGTTAACTACAAGCAGTTTTGTTTCACCCACCTCATCCGCAACCGATTCACCGAGCGGTAACTATCCGAGCAATACAACAAATATACTTCTACTTAGAGATAGTGTTAGCTTAAAAAAAGCTTACGGTGCTACGCTGGAATATTCAGCACGGTGGGATTTAGAAAACGGATACGACTATGTGCAAGTTATGATATCAACAAATCTCGGTACATCGTGGATTCCATTAGAAGGTAGCTATACAAAACTCGGTTCGGGTAGTTTCCAGCCAACCGGACAACCATTATACAACGGCTCACAGTCAGCTTGGGTTACCGAACAAATAAGTCTTGATCCGTATATAGAAAATGATATTAAGATTCGTTTTTACTTCCGAAGCGATGCCAGTGTTGTAGCCGATGGTTTTTATGTAGATGATATAAAAATAACTGTTTATAACAAAGGCGTTCAACCTGTTGTAACATCTTTCAATACAAATGAGGGATGGAATTTATTATCACTGCCCATTTCTTTAATCGACCAAAGACCATCTGTCTTGTTCCCTACTGCAACTTCACAGACTTATGAATTTAATGGATCATATATAATTGCAGATTCCATAAAAAATGGATATGGCTATTGGATAAAGATGGACAGTTCTCGCAGCCATACATTTGTAGGGAGTAAGATAGACAGTATAACATTTACGATGAGGAAGGGCTGGAATTTGATTGGCGGATTAAATCAAAATATAAATGTTTCTGCAATTACAACAATTCCTGCCGGCTTATTATCAAGCCAGTTTTTTGCATACAACGGCGGATATTCAGAATCTTCAATTTTGGAAAAAGGAAAAGGGTATTGGATAAAACTTTCAGCAAACGGAAGCATCAAACTTGAAAGCCCATTGGCGACAGGTTCTAATTACACAAATCGGAAATCAAATAACCGGAATGCGATAAAAATTATTGACAGCAAAGGTAACTCAACAAAATTATACCTGACGAATTCCTTCGAGGTGGATCAATTTATTGAATTCCCGCCGCAAGCGCCACCGGGTGTGTTTGATGTTAGATTTGTAAATGATAAATATGTCGGACTTTTATCCAATGTTAATATTATAAATATAAATTATGTCGATTATCCGCTGCAATTGATTTTCGAAGGGGATGAAAATATTAATTTGCATTTAACATCTGATGATTCAAAAGCGAAACTCGACCAATACTTATCGGTTCATTCGCCTGTGTATATCAACCAGCCACTCGCTCAGGTTAAAGTAAGAAATAGCGGTTTACCTGCAGAGTTTGTATTACATCAGAACTACCCAAATCCGTTTAATCCGAAAACTATAATCAGATATCAGATTCCGGAAGCGGGAAAAGTTACATTGCGCGTTTACGATTTGTTAGGGCGCGAAGTCGTTCAGTTAATTGACGAGTTTCAAGTTGCCGGTTACAAGTCGGTAGAATTTGATGCGAGTAATTTCCCGAGTGGAGTTTACTTCTACAAGCTCTCGGCAGGTTCGTTCACATCTGTGAAGAAAGCAATCCTGGTGAGGTAA
- the porQ gene encoding type IX secretion system protein PorQ has protein sequence MILKNVSLNLLVFLFALQLYAGSNSTFDFLRNDAGARASALGGSFLLASNDPNTIFYNPSRMTTIATPQISFGYFKHLLDINSGHLSYAQEISGFGYIGGGIVYTNYGEFMKRNEFGDELGKFTATEIAMSVGYANHLYENLTYGASLKFIYSAIEKYKSTAVALDWGVTYVISPEKFQVGASLLNLGTQLDPYMNTKESLPTDLKVGASVKPEHLPLVLNFSFNKLIEKQNNFMSRFKAFSIGGEFLVTQNVQFRFGYNNERRSDLKIGKSSGLAGFSLGGGFIYNEYKVDYAFNSLGKIGGLHRIAVGILF, from the coding sequence ATGATTTTAAAAAATGTTTCCCTGAACTTGCTGGTTTTTCTGTTTGCTTTGCAACTGTATGCTGGCAGTAACAGTACTTTCGATTTTTTACGGAACGATGCCGGTGCGCGGGCTTCCGCACTCGGTGGTAGTTTTCTACTTGCTTCCAACGACCCGAATACAATTTTTTATAACCCATCTCGAATGACAACAATAGCAACACCTCAAATATCATTCGGATATTTTAAGCATTTGTTGGATATTAATTCCGGACATTTAAGCTATGCACAGGAAATAAGCGGTTTCGGTTATATCGGCGGGGGGATTGTTTACACGAACTACGGTGAGTTTATGAAGCGAAACGAATTCGGCGATGAGTTAGGAAAATTTACGGCAACCGAAATTGCAATGTCGGTTGGTTATGCAAATCATTTGTACGAGAATTTAACTTACGGTGCAAGTTTAAAATTTATCTATTCTGCCATCGAAAAATATAAATCAACCGCAGTTGCTCTTGATTGGGGAGTAACTTATGTAATTTCACCCGAAAAGTTTCAAGTTGGAGCAAGTTTATTGAATCTTGGGACACAATTAGACCCGTATATGAATACAAAAGAAAGTTTACCAACCGATTTAAAAGTTGGCGCATCAGTTAAGCCCGAACACTTGCCGCTTGTACTTAATTTCAGTTTCAATAAATTAATTGAAAAACAGAATAACTTTATGTCGCGTTTCAAAGCATTTTCAATTGGAGGCGAATTTTTAGTAACTCAGAATGTTCAATTCCGGTTCGGATATAATAATGAGAGACGATCGGATTTAAAAATCGGGAAGAGTTCCGGACTTGCCGGATTTTCACTCGGGGGAGGATTTATTTACAACGAATACAAAGTCGATTACGCATTCAACTCATTGGGTAAAATTGGCGGACTGCATCGTATAGCAGTTGGCATACTTTTCTGA
- a CDS encoding uroporphyrinogen-III synthase has product MFPTIKITDPDDWQECDRAVEYLNSFDGIIFTSRNSVEKFIARINFKNIPLSALSSTLLFAVGEKTKSILEKHKLKTNAIPENFTAESLVETIKTFSVQNKKFLFPRGNLGRDVVIDKLSEYGAEVKSVVVYKTEKAIPDNLHSIEKELLEGKIDVVTFTSPSTVTNFFSLFSEDTKSQFIKNIIFAVIGEVTAKSLRKFGIEPTIIAKPSTNKGIVEGIERYCPV; this is encoded by the coding sequence TTGTTTCCGACAATCAAAATTACTGACCCGGATGATTGGCAGGAGTGCGATAGAGCGGTGGAATATTTAAATTCTTTCGACGGAATCATATTCACGAGCCGAAACTCGGTAGAAAAGTTTATCGCAAGAATTAATTTCAAGAACATTCCCCTTTCGGCTCTATCCTCAACGCTCCTCTTTGCGGTGGGTGAAAAAACAAAATCAATCCTCGAAAAACATAAACTCAAAACAAACGCAATTCCTGAAAATTTTACTGCCGAATCCTTGGTAGAAACAATAAAAACATTTAGTGTTCAAAACAAAAAGTTCCTCTTCCCCCGCGGTAATTTAGGGCGCGATGTTGTCATCGATAAACTTTCCGAGTATGGCGCTGAAGTAAAATCTGTGGTTGTGTATAAAACAGAAAAAGCAATCCCAGACAACCTGCACTCGATAGAAAAAGAATTATTGGAAGGCAAAATTGATGTAGTTACTTTCACAAGTCCATCCACTGTGACCAATTTCTTCTCTCTGTTTTCCGAAGATACCAAGAGCCAATTTATAAAAAATATTATCTTTGCCGTTATAGGAGAAGTAACTGCGAAATCGTTACGGAAGTTTGGAATCGAACCAACTATTATTGCCAAACCATCAACTAACAAGGGGATAGTGGAAGGGATTGAGAGATATTGTCCGGTTTGA